In Terriglobia bacterium, the DNA window TCGCGGGCGACGCAATGGTGGCCGGGTCCGCGCCGTTGTTGCCGGCCGAGATTCGCCGAGGCCTGGAACAAGCTCGGCATCGTACGGGAGAAGGCCGGCCGGAGGGACGACGCCCGGCAAGCGTACGAGAAGGCCGTCGAGGCGGCCCCCGGGTACGCGGACGCCCTGTTCAACCACGCAAAGATCAGCTTGCTCCTCGGCGACCGATCCACCGCGGGCCGCGAGGT includes these proteins:
- a CDS encoding tetratricopeptide repeat protein, translating into SRATQWWPGPRRCCRPRFAEAWNKLGIVREKAGRRDDARQAYEKAVEAAPGYADALFNHAKISLLLGDRSTAGREVRALIAKHPDYRSALFLLAHVLLAEGDKPGAREALERFLGQAGPADPRTLESARETLKELGG